The Brachyspira aalborgi genome has a segment encoding these proteins:
- a CDS encoding TetR/AcrR family transcriptional regulator — MNPREQIIKAARKLFKQYGFKKASMSDIALMVHKSKSSIYYYFKSKEEIFFAIAEKEALDLKSELYEAIKKEETAEAKIRAYILTRQKGYIKLANLYEALHSGIFEDFTLIEHMRAQYHKDEFNTIKMILRSGVKKGLFNIDIKLATESILAIIKGFELEWAKNENFESAEKDLDTIINIIFYGIVKR; from the coding sequence ATGAATCCGAGAGAACAAATTATAAAAGCTGCAAGAAAATTATTTAAACAATATGGTTTTAAAAAGGCTTCTATGAGCGATATTGCATTAATGGTTCATAAATCTAAAAGCAGTATTTATTATTATTTTAAGAGCAAAGAAGAAATATTTTTTGCAATCGCGGAAAAAGAAGCTTTAGACTTAAAATCGGAATTATACGAAGCGATAAAAAAAGAAGAAACGGCGGAAGCGAAAATAAGAGCGTATATACTAACGAGACAAAAAGGTTATATAAAACTTGCCAATCTTTACGAAGCCTTGCATAGCGGAATATTTGAAGATTTTACGCTTATAGAACATATGAGAGCGCAATATCATAAAGACGAATTTAATACTATAAAAATGATATTAAGAAGCGGAGTAAAAAAAGGATTATTTAATATAGATATAAAACTTGCAACAGAGTCGATACTTGCAATAATAAAAGGCTTTGAATTAGAATGGGCAAAAAACGAAAATTTTGAAAGCGCAGAAAAAGATTTAGACACTATTATAAATATAATTTTTTACGGAATAGTAAAGAGATAA
- a CDS encoding FecR domain-containing protein codes for MKKRIIATILIFAISLNIEAYYNSTKYIKVVDVQGNVKLEVEAKKSDETQAAKKIIQKPARLGDLLFTRDTIITEASSLTAYLQDRILLKVEENSSIYLDNTFDKNGNIVFSLHKGEILIVAPMSYKPEYITIYTPDNSTINISGAAIVSHNGGITKVQFLHGYGKLNNTVVGQFREVNLKDGTTKDIVMSAYLRNRINEILRMQYIERVAQANVYKNIAKLSDSSAFNVKQVVAPIGNDFFSESK; via the coding sequence ATGAAAAAAAGAATTATAGCCACAATATTAATATTTGCAATTTCATTAAATATAGAAGCTTATTATAATTCGACTAAATATATAAAAGTTGTCGATGTTCAAGGAAATGTAAAACTTGAAGTGGAAGCGAAAAAATCTGACGAAACTCAAGCGGCAAAAAAAATTATTCAAAAACCCGCGAGATTGGGAGATTTATTATTTACGAGAGACACTATAATCACGGAAGCGTCTTCTTTAACTGCATATTTGCAAGACAGAATTTTATTGAAAGTCGAAGAAAACTCCTCAATATATTTAGACAATACTTTTGATAAAAACGGAAATATTGTATTTAGTTTGCATAAAGGCGAGATTTTAATCGTAGCGCCTATGAGTTATAAACCCGAATACATTACAATTTATACGCCCGACAACAGCACTATAAATATATCTGGAGCCGCTATAGTTTCTCATAATGGAGGAATAACAAAAGTTCAATTCTTGCATGGATATGGAAAATTAAATAATACGGTTGTAGGACAGTTTAGAGAAGTTAATCTAAAAGACGGAACTACAAAAGATATAGTTATGTCGGCTTATTTAAGAAATAGAATAAACGAAATATTAAGAATGCAATATATAGAGAGAGTGGCTCAAGCTAATGTTTACAAAAATATTGCAAAATTAAGCGATTCGTCTGCGTTTAATGTAAAACAGGTAGTAGCGCCTATAGGAAACGATTTTTTTAGCGAATCAAAATAA
- the pbpC gene encoding penicillin-binding protein 1C, whose protein sequence is MKNIIKKIALTIIYILLLTSFILGLIFIPKVYKLYKFSKEYINKPFSKEKLQKNESRVLKIYDRNNILLANLFPEYGGFYKEVKYSDLPQNLIEAVISAEDKNFFKHKGIDYKAILRAFISNLLNRKIVSGGSTITQQLSKSIIHRERNYINKFYEALDSIRLEKNLTKEEILTEYLNRIFFGNNCYGIGAAAELYFKKEVKDLNINESVILASIIKSGTKFNPYKYKERLHLRKIYVLGQMKNNNYIKEEEYNNYINENTTIYKNKEKYTFKAPHFVMYIKDSLYKLKYSNITEVKTTLDYKMQKEASLVISNASQSLHSFNVRNISCVILNAKTGEVLSMIGSMDYFDKETDGSVNGAIALRQPGSALKPFLYAYLFDKGESPASVIGDIKTYINSPGGDYIPENFDRKYRGPVTIRDALANSLNIPAVRWLSKYSLKDFQNILLKSGLRSIDKNPDYYGYSLVLGSAEVRLIDLASAYTIFPNSGIFINHYSAVSLKKENGEIFYFPKKSYTHKRVISEESAYLINKILSDKNARMGSFRSYRGLVYPFSIAIKTGTSKGSRDAWAIGYTKDYIVGLWLGDFKGSEMINITGGNGAVPILYDLFSMLNKSQKETRWDKPKDIIEREICLISGKLRGEFCKETRLEEFSISNVVKDECDVHNLYIKRNSDGSFDKKVFLNLPSEYNDWIKERQIEKPNSEWIKAENTYAYNNLNQINNFNSINNQNKINERISITSPTDNSIYKIDSTLPLEYQNIFISSYIPKNIIEANLYCNEEIIANIEELKNGSVIWNLKKGDYTFYIKAINSNGNDIKSPNINIFIQ, encoded by the coding sequence ATGAAAAATATAATTAAAAAAATCGCATTAACTATAATATATATTTTATTATTAACTTCATTTATATTAGGTTTAATATTTATTCCTAAAGTTTATAAATTATATAAATTCTCAAAAGAATATATTAATAAACCTTTTTCAAAAGAAAAATTACAAAAAAACGAAAGCAGAGTATTAAAAATTTACGATAGAAATAATATTTTGCTTGCAAATCTTTTTCCAGAATACGGCGGATTTTATAAAGAAGTTAAATATTCCGATTTGCCTCAAAATTTAATTGAAGCCGTTATAAGCGCCGAAGATAAAAATTTTTTTAAGCATAAAGGAATAGATTATAAAGCGATTTTAAGAGCCTTTATTTCAAATCTTTTAAACAGAAAAATTGTTTCGGGCGGAAGCACAATAACTCAACAACTTTCAAAAAGCATTATTCATAGAGAAAGAAATTATATAAATAAATTTTATGAAGCTTTAGATTCCATTCGATTAGAAAAGAATCTTACTAAAGAAGAAATATTAACAGAATATCTTAACAGAATTTTTTTTGGTAATAATTGCTACGGAATAGGAGCGGCTGCGGAATTATATTTTAAAAAAGAAGTTAAAGATTTAAATATAAACGAATCCGTTATTCTTGCATCTATAATAAAATCGGGAACAAAATTTAATCCTTATAAATATAAGGAAAGATTGCATTTAAGAAAAATATATGTTCTTGGTCAAATGAAAAATAATAATTATATTAAAGAAGAAGAATATAATAATTATATAAACGAAAATACAACGATTTATAAAAATAAAGAAAAATATACTTTTAAAGCTCCGCATTTTGTAATGTATATAAAAGATTCGCTTTATAAATTAAAATATTCAAATATAACGGAAGTAAAAACTACTTTAGATTATAAAATGCAAAAAGAAGCTTCGTTAGTTATAAGCAATGCGAGTCAATCTCTTCATAGTTTCAATGTCAGAAATATTTCCTGCGTTATATTAAACGCTAAAACGGGAGAAGTTCTTTCAATGATAGGCTCTATGGATTATTTTGACAAGGAGACGGACGGCTCTGTAAATGGCGCTATAGCTTTAAGACAACCTGGAAGCGCTTTGAAACCTTTTTTATACGCTTATTTATTTGATAAAGGAGAATCGCCCGCTTCGGTAATAGGAGATATTAAAACTTATATAAACTCGCCAGGAGGAGATTATATACCCGAAAATTTTGATAGAAAGTATAGAGGTCCTGTTACAATAAGAGACGCTCTTGCAAACTCTCTTAATATACCCGCTGTTAGATGGCTTTCAAAATATAGTCTTAAAGATTTTCAAAATATTTTATTAAAATCGGGTTTAAGAAGTATTGATAAAAATCCCGATTATTACGGTTATTCTTTAGTTCTTGGAAGCGCTGAAGTTAGGCTTATAGATTTGGCTTCGGCTTATACTATATTTCCAAATTCGGGAATATTTATAAATCATTATTCTGCAGTTTCATTAAAAAAAGAAAACGGAGAGATATTTTATTTTCCTAAAAAATCCTACACTCATAAAAGAGTAATTTCGGAAGAAAGCGCATATTTAATAAATAAAATATTATCCGACAAAAATGCAAGAATGGGTTCTTTCAGAAGTTATAGAGGATTAGTTTATCCTTTTTCTATAGCGATTAAAACGGGAACTTCAAAAGGCTCAAGAGACGCTTGGGCTATTGGCTATACAAAAGATTATATAGTCGGTTTATGGCTTGGAGATTTTAAGGGAAGCGAAATGATAAATATAACGGGAGGAAACGGAGCGGTCCCGATACTTTACGATTTATTTTCTATGCTTAATAAAAGTCAAAAAGAAACAAGATGGGATAAGCCTAAAGATATTATAGAGAGAGAAATTTGTTTAATCAGCGGAAAATTGAGAGGAGAATTTTGTAAAGAGACTCGACTCGAAGAATTTTCGATTTCAAATGTAGTTAAAGACGAATGCGATGTTCATAATTTATATATAAAAAGAAATTCGGACGGAAGCTTTGATAAAAAAGTTTTTCTTAATTTGCCGAGCGAATATAACGATTGGATTAAAGAAAGACAGATAGAAAAACCAAATTCAGAATGGATAAAGGCAGAAAATACTTACGCTTATAATAATTTAAATCAAATTAATAATTTTAATAGTATAAATAATCAAAATAAAATAAATGAAAGAATTTCAATAACTTCGCCAACCGATAATTCGATTTATAAAATAGATTCTACTTTGCCTTTGGAATATCAAAATATTTTTATTTCTTCTTACATTCCTAAAAATATTATCGAAGCTAATTTATATTGCAATGAAGAGATTATTGCAAATATTGAAGAATTAAAAAACGGTTCTGTGATTTGGAATCTTAAAAAAGGAGATTATACTTTTTATATTAAAGCGATTAATTCAAATGGAAACGATATAAAAAGTCCGAATATCAATATTTTTATACAATGA
- the polA gene encoding DNA polymerase I: MKKRFLIIDAFGILYRYHFIFLKRPLLNSKGENVSSINGFLRTYFSLLDAYPSDYVAIALDSSRKTFRSEIYKEYKENRESMPDDLRSQIPILYELIDALGISRIVLDNYEADDIIGYIAERNKKENIKTIIYSPDKDILQLVDKDVNVVASNKDNELIEYDAETVKEKRGVYPNQIIDLLALMGDSSDNIPGVKGVGEKTAVKLLQEYKTLNGVYQNIDSIQGKLQERLINDKENAYMSYELATIKRDIKELNLDYKDIENNKIDIEKVNKILDDLELKQIRNKINSYISENGTIKSKKEDKVKISDESKKTDKKNKRENKLQSELIKEEKEITILSSAKDGNANYYLIENETELNNLIKDINNKKLVCVDFETTGLNVFEDKIIGISFAMKSKEAFYFDISGRTKINIDSCLKLVFDTLAKEDIKVIGHNLKYEYKMMRAINKRFGNMYFDTMVAAYLINPARSRYNMDDLALSYLSYNTIKYRDITDNAEKTLLNVNLKDVVEYACEDADITFRLYECFAPIIKKFELDKLFFNIEMPLIEVLADMEFDGVYISSKKMEKQSEEYGLLLDKIQKDIYKEAKEEFNLQSPKQLEYILFTKLKLPTAKKTKTGFSTDEEVLSELAKKYKIAENMITYRKYSKLKNTYLDVFPTLVNKSTNRIHAYFNQTVTATGRLSSSEPNLQNIPVKGEEGKDIRNTFIAEKGNLLISADYSQIELRLLAHFSKDPTLVEAFKNNDDIHKKTAMKIYSVSKEHITPSMRNTAKIINFSIIYGKTAFGLSKELDIKRKEADEFIKSYFETYSQVKPFCEEAIKDIKNKGYVRTMMGRIRDLSKTINSSNSVVRNEAERMALNTLIQGSAADMIKVAMIGIHREFKNHFKTAKIVMQVHDELVVEVSEEESDRAMKVMKDIMEHSVKANVPIVVDIHKGKSWGEIH, translated from the coding sequence ATGAAAAAAAGATTTCTTATTATTGACGCTTTCGGTATCCTTTATAGATATCATTTTATTTTTTTGAAAAGACCGCTTTTAAACTCAAAAGGAGAAAATGTTTCTTCAATAAACGGATTTTTGAGAACTTATTTTTCTTTATTAGACGCTTATCCTTCCGATTATGTCGCTATAGCTTTAGATAGTTCAAGAAAAACTTTCAGAAGCGAAATTTATAAAGAGTATAAAGAAAATAGAGAGAGTATGCCTGACGATTTGAGAAGTCAAATTCCGATTTTATACGAACTTATAGACGCTTTAGGAATATCTAGAATAGTTTTGGATAATTACGAAGCGGACGATATTATAGGATATATCGCAGAAAGAAATAAAAAAGAAAATATAAAAACTATAATTTACTCTCCCGATAAAGATATACTGCAACTTGTCGACAAAGATGTTAATGTTGTGGCAAGCAATAAAGATAATGAATTAATAGAATACGATGCGGAAACAGTTAAAGAAAAGAGAGGAGTTTATCCTAATCAAATTATAGATTTACTCGCTTTAATGGGCGATTCTTCGGATAATATTCCTGGAGTAAAAGGAGTCGGAGAAAAAACGGCAGTTAAACTTTTGCAAGAATATAAAACCTTAAACGGCGTTTATCAAAATATAGATTCTATTCAAGGAAAATTGCAAGAAAGATTGATTAACGATAAAGAAAACGCTTATATGAGTTATGAACTTGCTACAATAAAAAGAGATATAAAAGAATTAAATTTAGATTATAAAGATATTGAAAATAATAAAATCGATATTGAAAAAGTTAATAAAATTCTTGACGATTTGGAATTAAAACAAATTAGAAATAAAATTAATTCTTATATATCCGAAAACGGAACTATAAAATCGAAAAAAGAAGATAAAGTAAAAATATCGGACGAATCAAAAAAAACAGATAAAAAAAATAAAAGAGAAAATAAATTACAAAGCGAATTAATAAAAGAAGAAAAAGAAATAACGATATTATCGAGCGCAAAAGACGGTAATGCAAATTATTATTTAATAGAAAACGAAACAGAATTAAATAATCTTATTAAAGATATAAATAATAAAAAATTGGTATGCGTTGATTTTGAAACTACGGGTTTAAATGTTTTTGAAGATAAAATTATCGGCATTTCGTTTGCTATGAAATCAAAAGAAGCTTTTTATTTTGATATTAGCGGAAGAACTAAAATAAATATTGATTCTTGCTTAAAATTAGTATTCGATACTTTGGCTAAAGAAGATATAAAAGTAATAGGACATAATTTAAAATACGAATATAAAATGATGCGAGCGATAAATAAGAGATTTGGAAATATGTATTTCGACACTATGGTTGCCGCTTATCTTATAAATCCTGCAAGAAGCCGATATAATATGGACGATTTGGCTTTAAGTTATTTGTCTTATAATACTATAAAATATAGAGATATAACCGACAACGCCGAAAAAACTTTATTAAATGTAAATTTAAAAGATGTAGTGGAATATGCATGCGAGGATGCAGATATAACTTTTAGGCTTTACGAATGCTTTGCTCCGATAATAAAGAAATTTGAGCTTGACAAATTATTTTTTAATATAGAAATGCCTTTGATAGAAGTTCTTGCCGATATGGAATTTGACGGAGTTTATATTAGTTCTAAAAAAATGGAAAAACAATCGGAAGAGTATGGTTTGCTTTTAGATAAAATTCAAAAAGACATTTATAAAGAAGCTAAAGAGGAATTTAATTTGCAATCTCCGAAACAACTTGAATATATATTATTTACAAAATTAAAACTTCCGACTGCAAAAAAAACGAAAACGGGATTTTCTACGGATGAAGAAGTTTTGAGCGAGCTTGCCAAAAAATATAAAATAGCGGAAAATATGATAACTTATAGAAAATATTCAAAATTAAAAAATACATATTTGGATGTTTTTCCGACTTTAGTTAATAAATCGACAAATAGAATTCATGCATATTTTAATCAAACCGTAACCGCAACGGGAAGATTATCTTCTTCAGAGCCTAATTTACAAAATATACCCGTGAAAGGAGAAGAAGGTAAAGATATAAGAAATACTTTTATAGCCGAAAAAGGAAATTTACTTATATCAGCCGATTATTCGCAAATAGAATTAAGATTACTAGCTCATTTTAGTAAAGACCCGACATTAGTAGAAGCTTTTAAAAATAATGACGATATTCATAAAAAAACTGCAATGAAAATATATTCCGTTAGTAAAGAGCATATTACTCCTTCAATGAGAAATACGGCAAAAATTATTAACTTTTCAATAATTTATGGAAAAACTGCATTCGGGCTTTCAAAAGAATTGGATATAAAAAGGAAGGAAGCGGACGAGTTTATAAAAAGTTATTTTGAAACTTATTCTCAAGTTAAACCTTTCTGCGAAGAGGCAATTAAAGATATTAAAAATAAAGGCTATGTTAGAACTATGATGGGAAGAATAAGGGATTTATCAAAAACTATAAACTCTTCAAACTCTGTAGTTAGAAACGAAGCGGAAAGAATGGCTTTGAATACTTTAATTCAAGGAAGCGCCGCCGATATGATTAAAGTCGCTATGATAGGAATTCATAGAGAGTTTAAAAATCATTTCAAAACTGCAAAAATAGTTATGCAAGTTCATGACGAATTAGTAGTTGAAGTTTCAGAAGAAGAATCCGACAGAGCTATGAAAGTTATGAAAGATATAATGGAGCATTCGGTTAAAGCAAATGTTCCTATAGTAGTGGATATTCATAAAGGCAAAAGTTGGGGAGAAATTCATTAA
- a CDS encoding glutamine synthetase III: MKNVPEIFGSMVFNDNVMREKLPKDVYKKLVKTIKNGETLDLELANVVAHAMKEWAIEKGATHFTHWFQPMTGITAEKHTSFITRQKPASGEVEGGSIRMEFTGKELAQGEPDASSFPSGGLRTTFEARGYTAWDPTSYAFIKDNTLCIPTIFCSYGGEALDKKTPLLRSMEVLEKEAKRILKLFGHNDVGRVYTTVGAEQEYFLIDRELYLQRQDLRYCKRTLFGACPPKGQELEDHYFGAIKPRVQEFMKELDNELWKLGILAKTEHNEVAPGQYELAPEFSITNIASDQNQLMMELMKVIAEKHNLSCILHEKPFAGVNGSGKHNNWSIGTDTGINLLEPGNTPWKNKQFLLFLTAFIKAVDEYQDLLRVTTASASNDHRLGASEAPPAIISIFLGEELTDMLESFVNSQKYNAKGKEEMEVGVHYLAKLTKDITDRNRTSPLAFTGNKFEFRMVGSSLSISGPNIILNTIVAESLSQFADILEKSSNFEKDLEELIKETFKKHKRIIYNGNNYSDEWVKEAEKRGLYNLKSTPEVLPQFISKKNVELLTKHKVFAESEIHSRYEIVLEEYIKVLNIEALTLIDMINKHIIPNSMEYTRALLDIVEKKKNLKIKFEVEKDLINKISDLTKSLYDKLKKLESYLTEAKKIGDINKLSKFYRDKILQCIDVDMRQIIDELEKTVAKEYWKLPTYGEMLYSLL; the protein is encoded by the coding sequence ATGAAAAATGTGCCTGAAATTTTTGGTAGTATGGTTTTTAACGATAATGTCATGCGGGAAAAATTGCCTAAAGATGTTTATAAAAAATTGGTAAAAACCATAAAAAATGGAGAAACATTGGATTTGGAGCTTGCTAATGTAGTGGCGCATGCCATGAAAGAGTGGGCTATAGAAAAAGGCGCTACGCATTTTACTCATTGGTTTCAGCCTATGACGGGAATAACTGCGGAAAAGCATACAAGTTTTATAACGAGACAAAAGCCGGCGTCTGGCGAGGTAGAAGGCGGTTCTATTCGTATGGAATTTACGGGTAAAGAATTGGCGCAAGGCGAACCTGACGCTTCAAGTTTTCCTTCTGGCGGATTAAGAACTACTTTCGAGGCGAGAGGTTATACCGCTTGGGACCCGACTTCCTACGCTTTTATAAAAGATAATACTTTATGCATTCCGACTATTTTCTGTTCTTATGGAGGCGAGGCTTTGGATAAAAAAACTCCTCTTCTTCGTTCTATGGAAGTTTTAGAAAAAGAAGCTAAAAGAATACTTAAATTATTCGGACATAACGATGTCGGAAGAGTTTATACTACTGTCGGAGCGGAGCAGGAATATTTTTTAATAGATAGAGAATTATATTTGCAAAGACAAGATTTAAGATATTGTAAAAGAACTTTATTCGGAGCATGCCCGCCTAAAGGGCAGGAACTTGAAGACCATTATTTTGGAGCGATAAAACCAAGAGTGCAGGAGTTTATGAAAGAGCTTGATAACGAGCTTTGGAAATTAGGAATATTGGCAAAAACGGAACATAACGAAGTTGCGCCTGGACAATACGAATTAGCGCCCGAATTTTCAATTACAAATATCGCTTCAGACCAAAATCAGCTTATGATGGAATTAATGAAAGTTATTGCCGAAAAGCATAATTTATCTTGCATACTGCATGAAAAACCTTTTGCGGGAGTAAACGGAAGCGGAAAACATAATAATTGGTCTATAGGCACGGATACGGGAATAAATTTGCTTGAGCCTGGAAATACTCCTTGGAAAAATAAACAATTCCTATTATTCTTAACGGCGTTTATAAAAGCGGTTGACGAATATCAGGATTTATTAAGAGTGACAACGGCAAGCGCAAGCAATGACCATAGACTTGGAGCGAGCGAAGCGCCTCCTGCGATAATATCAATATTTTTGGGCGAAGAATTAACGGATATGTTGGAATCTTTTGTCAACTCTCAAAAATATAACGCTAAAGGCAAAGAAGAGATGGAAGTCGGAGTTCATTATTTGGCGAAACTAACAAAAGATATAACCGACAGAAACAGAACTTCTCCTTTGGCTTTCACGGGAAATAAATTCGAATTTAGAATGGTTGGCTCAAGTTTGTCAATTTCAGGACCTAATATAATATTAAATACGATAGTAGCCGAATCTTTATCGCAATTTGCCGATATTTTGGAAAAAAGTTCTAATTTTGAAAAAGATTTAGAAGAGCTTATTAAAGAAACTTTCAAAAAACATAAAAGAATAATATACAATGGAAATAACTATTCGGACGAATGGGTAAAGGAAGCCGAAAAAAGAGGATTATATAATTTAAAATCCACGCCCGAAGTTTTGCCTCAATTTATTTCAAAAAAGAATGTCGAGCTTTTGACTAAACATAAAGTTTTTGCAGAAAGCGAAATTCATTCAAGATACGAAATAGTTTTGGAAGAATATATTAAAGTTTTGAATATCGAAGCTTTAACTTTAATAGATATGATTAATAAGCATATTATTCCAAACTCTATGGAATATACGAGAGCGCTTTTGGATATTGTAGAGAAAAAGAAAAACTTAAAAATAAAATTTGAAGTTGAGAAAGATTTGATTAATAAAATAAGCGATTTAACCAAATCTCTATACGACAAATTGAAAAAGCTTGAAAGTTATCTTACGGAAGCTAAAAAAATTGGCGATATAAATAAATTATCTAAATTCTACAGAGATAAAATTTTACAATGCATAGATGTAGATATGCGTCAGATAATTGACGAGCTTGAAAAAACGGTTGCAAAAGAATATTGGAAATTGCCGACTTACGGCGAGATGCTTTATAGTTTATTATAA
- a CDS encoding FGGY family carbohydrate kinase produces MYSLGIDLSTQSLTLSVLNYKNFKNELNISVAFNSLEEINNSSMNKNTLLIDSNIEGKAEQDTNIFLIALDKAFSKLKDKCNISLIDSIQISAQQHGHVYLSDNYKKNLEYLKLKESANKSLVEILKNSYSYNGAPIWRTSCAEKQAKELRKAAGGKEKMIQITGSDSPLRFTGAVIKYYFDNNKSLLENTYKIFLLNTFISSILTAKDGISVDFGNGAGMSLMDYSKKEWNENLLNAVSKDLKNKLGNIKSPSSEAGYISTYFIEKFGFNKNCIVGIGSGDNPETKVLYKGDILSLGTSFVYMLNIDENDRDYNGVSNAMYDGIGNPFMIFCRTNGAMLWDAIMNNYNKNYKDITISLKENINNLPLMLWQKENESVPISKSFEIKRYYEKANFDCDYKGIVLSSLSLIAEYSKKFNSSKKADLSVTGGPTKDIEILKIIANIWQCPIKILPSGGASLGAAISAILLLNENIDLDEIRETLRDKTIIEPDYKLSKKYEEYQKNMIEKFEELTKN; encoded by the coding sequence ATGTATAGTTTAGGAATAGATTTAAGCACGCAAAGTTTAACTTTAAGCGTTTTGAATTACAAAAATTTTAAAAACGAATTAAATATATCGGTAGCTTTTAATTCTTTGGAAGAAATAAATAATTCTTCAATGAATAAAAATACTTTATTAATCGATTCAAATATAGAAGGCAAAGCGGAACAAGATACAAATATTTTTTTAATAGCTTTAGATAAAGCTTTTTCAAAATTAAAAGATAAATGCAATATTTCGCTTATAGATTCTATTCAAATATCCGCTCAACAGCATGGACATGTTTATTTGTCTGATAATTATAAAAAGAATTTAGAATATTTAAAATTAAAAGAATCGGCAAATAAAAGTTTAGTCGAGATATTAAAAAATTCTTATTCTTATAATGGCGCTCCAATTTGGAGAACTTCCTGCGCTGAAAAACAAGCTAAAGAATTAAGAAAGGCTGCGGGCGGTAAAGAAAAAATGATTCAAATAACTGGTTCTGATTCGCCTTTAAGATTTACGGGAGCGGTTATAAAATATTATTTTGATAATAATAAAAGTCTTTTAGAAAATACTTATAAAATATTTTTGCTCAATACTTTTATCTCTTCAATATTAACGGCAAAAGACGGTATCTCCGTAGATTTTGGAAACGGCGCGGGAATGAGTTTAATGGATTATTCAAAAAAAGAATGGAACGAAAATCTTTTAAATGCAGTTTCAAAAGATTTAAAAAATAAATTAGGAAATATAAAAAGTCCTTCAAGCGAAGCGGGATATATTTCAACTTATTTTATTGAAAAATTTGGATTTAATAAAAATTGTATTGTAGGAATTGGAAGCGGAGATAATCCTGAAACAAAAGTTTTATATAAAGGCGATATTTTATCTCTTGGGACAAGTTTTGTTTATATGCTTAATATAGACGAAAATGATAGAGATTATAACGGAGTTTCAAACGCTATGTATGACGGAATAGGAAATCCATTTATGATATTTTGCAGAACAAACGGCGCTATGCTTTGGGATGCTATAATGAATAATTATAATAAAAATTATAAAGATATAACAATTTCGCTTAAAGAAAATATAAATAATTTGCCTTTAATGTTATGGCAGAAAGAAAACGAATCCGTGCCTATAAGTAAATCATTTGAAATAAAAAGATATTACGAAAAAGCTAATTTTGATTGCGATTATAAAGGAATTGTTTTAAGTTCTTTATCTTTAATCGCCGAATATTCTAAAAAATTTAATTCTTCAAAAAAAGCCGATTTGTCGGTTACAGGCGGTCCAACAAAAGATATTGAAATATTAAAAATTATAGCGAATATTTGGCAATGTCCTATAAAAATTCTTCCTTCGGGAGGAGCTTCTTTGGGAGCTGCAATTTCCGCTATTTTATTATTAAATGAAAATATTGATTTAGATGAAATTAGAGAAACTTTGAGAGATAAAACAATTATAGAACCCGATTATAAATTATCCAAAAAATACGAAGAATATCAAAAAAATATGATTGAAAAATTTGAAGAACTTACAAAAAATTAA